A genome region from Jeotgalibacillus aurantiacus includes the following:
- a CDS encoding response regulator transcription factor, translating into MNELGHILVVDDEERIRRLLKMYLEREGYTIQEAENGEQALKLALEEDFDCILLDLMMPGKDGIEVCKELREVKTTPVIMLTAKGEEANRVQGFEVGTDDYIVKPFSPREVVLRVKALLRRSSVSSYVKTDPKAKDMIAYNHLVIDNDAHRVTADGHEVTLTPKEYELLLFLAKTPDKVYDREQLLKEVWHYEFFGDLRTVDTHVKRLREKLNRVSEKAGKMIVTVWGVGYKFEVADE; encoded by the coding sequence ATGAATGAACTTGGTCATATTCTGGTGGTAGATGATGAAGAAAGAATCAGAAGACTATTAAAAATGTATCTTGAAAGAGAAGGCTATACGATTCAGGAGGCTGAAAACGGGGAACAGGCACTGAAACTTGCGCTTGAAGAAGATTTTGATTGTATCCTGCTTGACCTGATGATGCCTGGAAAAGACGGTATCGAGGTATGTAAGGAACTTCGGGAAGTGAAGACAACGCCTGTTATTATGCTGACGGCAAAAGGTGAGGAAGCGAACCGTGTACAGGGCTTCGAAGTCGGAACGGATGATTATATCGTAAAACCATTCAGTCCCAGAGAGGTCGTCTTGAGAGTGAAGGCTTTACTGCGCCGGTCATCTGTGAGCAGCTATGTTAAAACTGATCCAAAAGCAAAAGACATGATCGCTTATAACCATCTTGTTATTGACAACGACGCACATCGGGTTACAGCAGACGGACACGAAGTAACACTGACGCCAAAAGAGTATGAGCTGTTATTGTTCCTAGCTAAGACACCTGATAAGGTATATGATCGTGAACAGCTGTTGAAGGAAGTCTGGCACTATGAGTTTTTCGGCGATTTGAGAACAGTTGATACCCACGTGAAACGATTAAGAGAAAAGTTGAACCGAGTTTCAGAAAAGGCGGGGAAAATGATCGTGACAGTATGGGGTGTCGGTTATAAATTTGAGGTAGCAGATGAATGA
- a CDS encoding ATP-binding protein, which yields MRIWRSVVGKLWITILLLVSFVLFILTILLLEFFQNYHVEEVEESLRYEAQKISSIVEEHNDLDLSLQIIDEVMDDPVHAIIFLNGDSVYSSDELNNDEIQETIQSNRELERVMTNGEIVQQEIALDDNESQNRYNNIMIIGAPVTSGSGVMGAVYVYQSLEAIQQTTEQTTRLIVLAAGIAIILTTFFAFFLSTRITAPLRKMREGAFEVARGKFDTKVPILTQDEIGELATAFNQMGRQLKHHLDALSHEKEQLSSILSSMADGVITFNRDQTVLVSNPPAEKFLQYWYEEQEGYTKEALPPKLSELINEVMATDEEQIGEVTIHDRSFVTIISPLYSGQSVRGAVAVLRDMTEERRLEKLRKDFIANVSHELRTPISMLQGYSEAIVDDIPQTDEERKEIAKIIYDESLRMGRLVNELLDLARMEAGHIVLNKELLEVNSFTERVLSKFQVGVKEKGIKLQLNTGIDNNEVLYADPDRIEQILTNLLDNAVRHTPDHGKISIELRQDSRFIHFSVRDNGVGIPESDLPFIFERFYKADKARTRGQAGTGLGLAIVKNLVQAHGGVIKAESKVNEGSVFSFSIPANVNKT from the coding sequence ATGAGAATATGGAGAAGCGTAGTAGGCAAGCTGTGGATTACGATTCTGCTGCTTGTCTCCTTTGTGTTATTCATTCTGACCATTCTATTGCTCGAGTTTTTTCAGAATTATCATGTGGAAGAAGTTGAAGAAAGCCTTCGATATGAGGCTCAGAAAATCTCAAGTATTGTAGAGGAACACAACGACCTTGATTTAAGCCTTCAGATTATTGATGAAGTGATGGATGATCCTGTTCATGCCATTATCTTTCTGAATGGAGACAGTGTGTATTCTTCTGACGAACTGAATAATGATGAGATTCAGGAAACGATTCAATCCAACCGAGAACTTGAGCGTGTCATGACGAACGGGGAAATTGTCCAGCAGGAAATAGCGCTTGATGATAATGAATCGCAAAATCGATACAATAACATCATGATTATTGGAGCCCCTGTCACGTCAGGCAGCGGTGTCATGGGTGCAGTTTACGTCTATCAGTCATTAGAAGCGATACAGCAAACGACCGAACAGACAACGAGATTAATCGTTCTTGCCGCAGGAATTGCCATTATCCTGACGACATTTTTTGCCTTCTTCCTATCGACCCGTATTACAGCACCTCTTCGTAAAATGAGAGAAGGTGCTTTTGAAGTGGCAAGAGGAAAGTTTGATACGAAAGTTCCGATCTTGACACAGGATGAAATCGGTGAACTGGCAACAGCTTTTAATCAGATGGGACGTCAGTTGAAACATCATCTCGATGCACTGAGCCATGAAAAAGAGCAGCTCTCAAGTATTTTAAGCTCTATGGCTGATGGCGTCATTACGTTTAACCGGGACCAGACCGTGCTTGTTTCAAATCCCCCTGCTGAAAAATTCCTGCAATACTGGTATGAAGAGCAGGAGGGTTACACAAAAGAAGCGCTGCCTCCTAAGTTGTCAGAGCTAATAAATGAAGTCATGGCAACAGATGAGGAACAGATAGGTGAAGTCACGATTCACGACCGTTCATTCGTTACGATTATCAGCCCTTTATACAGTGGACAATCCGTAAGAGGGGCTGTAGCGGTTCTTCGGGATATGACAGAGGAAAGAAGACTGGAGAAGCTGAGAAAAGATTTTATTGCAAACGTCTCCCACGAGCTGAGAACCCCTATTTCCATGCTGCAGGGTTACAGCGAGGCGATTGTGGATGATATTCCTCAGACTGATGAAGAGCGGAAAGAGATTGCTAAAATTATTTATGATGAATCACTCAGAATGGGCCGGCTCGTCAACGAACTGCTGGACCTCGCACGGATGGAAGCAGGTCACATTGTGTTAAATAAAGAGCTGCTTGAAGTCAATTCATTCACTGAAAGAGTTCTCTCTAAATTTCAGGTTGGTGTAAAAGAAAAAGGAATCAAGCTGCAATTGAATACGGGAATTGATAACAATGAGGTATTATATGCTGATCCCGACCGCATCGAGCAGATCCTGACAAATCTGCTTGATAATGCGGTACGTCATACACCTGATCATGGTAAAATTTCGATTGAACTGCGTCAGGACAGCCGGTTTATTCATTTTTCAGTAAGAGATAACGGCGTTGGTATTCCTGAAAGTGATTTACCATTTATATTTGAACGCTTCTATAAAGCAGATAAAGCAAGAACAAGAGGTCAGGCGGGAACAGGGTTGGGACTTGCCATCGTTAAAAATCTTGTTCAGGCACATGGTGGTGTAATCAAAGCTGAAAGTAAAGTGAACGAAGGTTCTGTTTTCAGCTTCAGTATACCGGCAAACGTGAATAAAACTTGA
- a CDS encoding segregation/condensation protein A, with translation MEYKVKLDGFEGPLDLLLHLIQGLEIDIYDIPMAEISEQYMLYIRAMNVLELNVASEYLVMAATLMAIKSRMLLPKHEETWEEDSMAYEEDPRDELVEKLIEYRKFKKAADHLKDKEEERGQLFTKPPEDLTRYSMEETDEREPLKVDIYDLLGAFNKLMRRKKIQRPLSTKITRQEVSIEDRMKEILENVKASRDPKPFSSLFPVAEKPHMVVSFLAVLELVKRKEIWIKQDHNFSEIMVQTTEGVSLVGQS, from the coding sequence ATGGAATACAAAGTAAAACTCGACGGGTTTGAAGGGCCACTGGATTTATTGCTTCACTTAATACAGGGGCTGGAAATAGATATTTACGATATCCCCATGGCGGAAATTTCTGAGCAGTATATGCTCTATATCCGGGCCATGAATGTACTTGAACTGAATGTAGCGAGCGAATACCTCGTCATGGCCGCAACGTTGATGGCCATTAAAAGCCGGATGCTTTTGCCAAAGCATGAAGAGACGTGGGAAGAAGACAGTATGGCCTACGAAGAGGATCCGAGAGATGAGCTCGTTGAAAAGCTGATTGAATACAGGAAGTTCAAGAAAGCCGCAGATCACCTGAAGGATAAGGAAGAAGAACGCGGCCAGCTTTTCACAAAGCCGCCTGAGGATCTGACCCGTTACTCAATGGAGGAAACAGACGAACGGGAACCGTTGAAGGTGGATATTTATGATTTACTGGGTGCTTTCAATAAACTTATGAGAAGAAAAAAGATACAGCGCCCGCTATCCACTAAAATTACCCGGCAGGAAGTATCAATTGAAGACAGAATGAAGGAAATCCTTGAGAATGTTAAAGCTTCCAGGGATCCAAAGCCGTTTTCATCACTCTTTCCTGTTGCTGAAAAACCTCATATGGTTGTATCTTTTTTAGCAGTGCTGGAACTTGTTAAAAGAAAAGAAATTTGGATAAAGCAGGATCATAATTTTTCGGAAATCATGGTTCAAACTACTGAAGGAGTGTCGTTAGTTGGCCAGTCATAA
- a CDS encoding pseudouridine synthase, giving the protein MERLQKVIAHAGVASRRKAEQLIIDGKVKVNGKTVSELGTKVSPSDSIEVEGVKIERENKVYFLFYKPSGVISAVKDDKGRKVVTDFFDYVDERIYPVGRLDYDTSGILLLTNDGEFANLLTHPKYEVTKTYIARVKGLVRRETIKKLEKGIKLEDGMTAPARAKIISADKEKNKTIVELTIHEGRNRQVRRMFDAVGHPVQKLKRERYAFLHLTGLNAGEARELTPHEVKQLRALAENGQ; this is encoded by the coding sequence ATGGAAAGACTACAAAAGGTGATTGCACATGCAGGTGTCGCTTCACGCAGAAAAGCCGAACAGCTGATTATAGATGGAAAAGTAAAGGTGAACGGAAAAACAGTTTCAGAACTTGGTACGAAGGTGAGTCCCTCTGATTCAATTGAGGTTGAAGGAGTGAAGATCGAACGGGAGAATAAAGTCTATTTCCTCTTTTACAAGCCGTCAGGAGTCATTTCGGCTGTAAAGGATGATAAAGGTCGTAAGGTCGTAACAGACTTTTTTGACTATGTAGACGAGCGTATATACCCTGTTGGACGACTGGACTATGATACGTCGGGGATTTTGCTTCTGACAAATGATGGTGAATTCGCCAATCTGCTTACACATCCTAAGTACGAGGTAACAAAAACCTACATTGCCCGCGTTAAAGGACTTGTCAGAAGAGAAACAATTAAAAAACTTGAAAAAGGTATAAAGCTTGAAGATGGGATGACAGCGCCAGCCCGAGCCAAAATTATTTCAGCTGACAAAGAAAAGAACAAAACGATCGTAGAACTGACGATTCATGAAGGTCGCAACCGTCAGGTAAGAAGGATGTTTGATGCAGTCGGACACCCTGTGCAAAAGCTTAAAAGAGAGCGCTATGCATTCCTTCATCTGACAGGACTGAATGCCGGAGAAGCGCGGGAATTGACTCCCCATGAGGTGAAACAGCTTCGTGCACTCGCAGAAAACGGTCAGTAA
- a CDS encoding D-alanyl-D-alanine carboxypeptidase family protein: protein MFFLLVSETKAVPSPSATSAILIEAESGRVLFEKAADQEMKIASITKILTAHVALQHASLQDKVKISAKAAATEGSSLYLPAGSKVTMEDLLYGLLLRSGNDAAVAIAEHVSGSVEDFSVLMNNEAKKLGMTHSHFTNPHGLDLDDQHYSSARDMAMLTKEAIKNHDFSKIFSSEKYRAELNGNPALWHNKHRLVTGLYPYASGGKTGYTKKAGRTLVTSAKRDNMTLIAVTIQASDDWNDHIHMFEHGFSTYKNVPLLEKGELPPYADQSEDVILVNKNHFSYPLAKHEKDKVSFILNPQNATLKVQLQNRTIHTEQLEEKSVKEKNWFQKLIQRIAGGFNG from the coding sequence GTGTTCTTTTTGTTAGTATCAGAAACGAAAGCTGTCCCTTCTCCTTCTGCCACTTCAGCTATTTTGATAGAAGCAGAAAGCGGAAGAGTCCTGTTTGAAAAAGCTGCTGATCAGGAAATGAAAATTGCGAGCATTACTAAAATTCTCACGGCACATGTTGCACTTCAGCACGCTTCTCTGCAGGATAAAGTAAAAATCTCAGCAAAAGCGGCAGCCACTGAAGGCTCTAGCCTCTACTTACCTGCCGGTTCAAAGGTCACCATGGAGGATCTCTTATATGGACTTCTCCTAAGGTCAGGTAACGATGCGGCTGTTGCCATTGCTGAACATGTCAGCGGTTCGGTAGAAGACTTCTCTGTATTGATGAATAATGAAGCGAAGAAATTAGGGATGACCCATTCACATTTTACAAATCCACACGGGCTGGATCTTGATGATCAGCATTATTCAAGTGCGCGGGATATGGCCATGCTCACGAAAGAAGCGATAAAAAATCATGACTTCAGTAAGATATTCTCGAGCGAAAAATACAGAGCTGAACTAAATGGAAACCCTGCACTCTGGCATAACAAACACCGCCTCGTAACCGGCCTGTACCCATACGCTTCAGGAGGCAAAACTGGTTACACAAAAAAAGCAGGGCGAACACTTGTGACTTCAGCCAAGCGGGATAATATGACGCTGATTGCTGTCACGATACAGGCTTCAGATGACTGGAACGACCATATTCATATGTTTGAACACGGCTTTTCAACTTACAAGAACGTCCCGCTGTTGGAAAAAGGTGAGCTTCCGCCTTATGCTGATCAGTCTGAAGATGTGATTCTCGTGAACAAAAATCATTTCTCCTATCCGCTTGCTAAACATGAAAAGGACAAAGTTTCCTTTATCCTTAATCCTCAAAATGCGACGTTAAAAGTACAGCTACAAAACAGGACCATACATACTGAACAGCTTGAGGAAAAATCAGTAAAAGAAAAAAACTGGTTTCAAAAACTGATTCAAAGAATCGCGGGTGGATTTAATGGTTAA
- a CDS encoding nucleoside recognition domain-containing protein, whose amino-acid sequence MVNLIWIFMVIIGLLFSFYNGTTAEVNQAMFEASGNAVELVIGFIAIFTFWLGMMEVAKKAGLLSMITSICSPFLSRLFPDLPKKDPSFGFIMSNVTANFFGLGNAATPFGIKAMKEMQKLNPAPDKASRSMVTFLCLNTAAITFFPATIVSLRLTEGAADPLDIVIPAFLATLVSCTAAIIYDRISWQIVSRRRK is encoded by the coding sequence ATGGTTAATCTGATCTGGATCTTTATGGTCATCATCGGTCTGCTTTTCAGTTTTTACAATGGTACAACCGCCGAAGTCAATCAGGCTATGTTTGAAGCCTCAGGAAATGCTGTTGAACTTGTAATCGGCTTTATTGCGATCTTTACTTTCTGGCTCGGTATGATGGAAGTAGCCAAAAAAGCAGGATTATTGAGTATGATCACTTCTATTTGTTCACCTTTTTTATCACGGCTTTTTCCAGATCTTCCGAAAAAAGATCCATCATTCGGCTTTATCATGTCCAATGTTACCGCCAATTTCTTCGGACTCGGTAATGCCGCAACCCCGTTTGGTATAAAAGCAATGAAAGAAATGCAAAAATTGAACCCTGCCCCTGATAAAGCCAGTCGTTCCATGGTGACATTCTTATGTCTGAACACGGCGGCCATCACGTTTTTTCCTGCTACTATCGTGTCTCTTCGTCTGACTGAAGGAGCAGCTGACCCGCTTGATATTGTGATTCCTGCCTTTTTAGCAACACTCGTCTCCTGTACAGCCGCGATTATCTATGACCGGATCAGCTGGCAGATCGTTTCAAGGAGGAGAAAGTAA
- the ccsB gene encoding c-type cytochrome biogenesis protein CcsB, with protein MASISSTLLYTAFVLYLIATVFFAGSIKSKKHTNQVGKNRWATIGITITIIGFAAQLGYFVTRWIAAGHAPLSNLFEFITFFAMMLVLSFIIIYFMYRLHILGVFALPIALLIIAYSSMFPRDVSPLIPALQSDWLFIHVSTVAAGEAILAVSFVAGLIYLLKDVDLSKGGKQVIWLEAVLIGLVLVVGFIVSSISFSVAGAGAEFSYVNPEDQEVTAQYAMPALIIPNEGELLTEGSFSTSLEMPAIVNAARLNTVIWSLIFGAGIYLLIRLITRKTLAAILQPLVKKANPDLLDEIGYRSVLIGFPVFTLGGLIFAMIWAQIAWTRFWGWDPKEVWALITWLFYAAFLHLRLSRGWEGNRSAWLAVIGFVIIMFNLVAVNLIIAGLHSYA; from the coding sequence CTGGCCAGCATTAGTAGTACACTGCTGTACACAGCTTTTGTACTCTATTTAATTGCGACGGTGTTTTTTGCCGGCTCAATCAAATCAAAAAAACATACGAATCAGGTTGGGAAAAACCGCTGGGCAACCATTGGGATTACCATCACCATTATCGGTTTTGCGGCTCAGCTCGGTTACTTTGTAACAAGATGGATTGCAGCAGGACATGCTCCATTAAGTAATCTGTTCGAATTTATTACTTTTTTTGCAATGATGCTTGTATTATCATTCATCATTATTTACTTTATGTACCGGTTGCACATTTTAGGTGTTTTCGCTCTGCCGATTGCGCTGTTGATCATTGCTTATTCAAGCATGTTCCCTCGCGATGTTTCACCGTTAATCCCTGCGCTGCAAAGTGATTGGCTGTTTATTCACGTTTCGACGGTTGCGGCTGGGGAAGCTATTTTAGCAGTGAGCTTTGTTGCAGGACTGATTTATCTATTAAAGGACGTGGATTTATCAAAAGGTGGAAAACAGGTTATCTGGCTTGAGGCCGTATTAATTGGTCTTGTTCTCGTCGTTGGTTTTATTGTCAGCTCGATTTCCTTTTCAGTGGCAGGAGCTGGTGCTGAGTTTTCATATGTGAATCCTGAAGATCAGGAGGTAACGGCGCAGTATGCAATGCCAGCACTGATCATTCCAAATGAAGGAGAACTGTTAACGGAAGGTTCATTTTCAACTTCACTCGAAATGCCGGCGATTGTGAACGCAGCCAGACTTAATACCGTTATCTGGTCACTTATTTTTGGAGCAGGGATTTACCTTCTCATCCGTTTAATTACACGAAAGACGCTGGCAGCAATTCTTCAGCCTCTGGTAAAAAAAGCAAATCCTGATCTGCTTGATGAAATCGGGTACCGCTCTGTGTTAATCGGCTTTCCGGTCTTCACTCTTGGCGGACTGATCTTCGCCATGATCTGGGCTCAAATCGCCTGGACACGCTTCTGGGGATGGGATCCGAAGGAAGTATGGGCACTGATTACCTGGCTGTTTTATGCGGCATTTCTGCACCTCCGCTTATCAAGAGGATGGGAAGGAAACCGTTCAGCCTGGCTTGCAGTAATTGGATTTGTTATTATAATGTTTAATCTGGTAGCTGTGAACTTAATTATTGCTGGTTTGCACTCCTATGCATAA
- a CDS encoding spore maturation protein, protein MAAIQLASGFFLPMLILIILIAALCTRTDAFGAFVEGGKEGLQLSIALLPYLLGMLVAISVLRASGILDLMTGFFSPVLEKLMIPSDLLPLFLTRPISGSASLGIVAELTNSLGPDHMASKIAAVVQGSTDTTLYILTVYFGAVGIRKMGRALTVGLLADFTGMIAAVMISVWYFGFFS, encoded by the coding sequence ATGGCAGCCATCCAGCTCGCCTCAGGGTTTTTTTTACCCATGCTCATTCTGATTATCCTGATCGCTGCCTTATGCACCAGAACAGATGCATTCGGTGCCTTTGTAGAAGGAGGTAAAGAAGGACTTCAGCTGTCAATCGCCCTTCTGCCTTATTTACTCGGAATGCTTGTTGCCATCAGTGTGCTGAGGGCTTCAGGGATTCTCGACTTAATGACAGGCTTCTTCTCTCCTGTTCTGGAAAAACTGATGATCCCTTCTGATCTGCTGCCTTTATTTTTAACAAGACCCATTTCAGGTTCGGCCTCTCTTGGCATTGTGGCAGAACTGACAAACAGTCTTGGCCCTGATCATATGGCTTCAAAGATCGCTGCGGTCGTACAGGGCAGCACGGATACGACCCTTTACATACTCACGGTTTATTTCGGTGCAGTCGGGATCCGGAAAATGGGGCGTGCACTGACAGTCGGACTGCTTGCTGATTTTACAGGGATGATTGCGGCTGTTATGATATCTGTATGGTATTTCGGATTTTTTTCATAA
- the resB gene encoding cytochrome c biogenesis protein ResB, whose product MKELVCKCGHINKEGSELCQQCGRTLTEQAEQRKTSDVMRYEGMARRSQTYKRSVIDRIWNFFSSVKVGVWLIVITLIASAIGTIFPQELFIPRNIDPAAYYEDRYGLAGKIYYVLGFHNLYGSWWYMLLIAAIGTSIIIASLDRGVPLYKALKNQRVERHGSFLKRQRIYSEYAIDNPMTKLDEIGAGLEKKKYKIRKEDNHLLAEKGRFSRWGPYVNHTGLIIFLIGAMLRFVPGMYVDETLWIREGETLIVPGTDQQYFLENKGFTLETYNEGQDSEVFDATLERVGPVAKNFQTDAVLYKREEGDIAGSANREMDPLFEQPIQVNVPLKFDGFALYQTDYIENEIHKMSFTLENKDTGETFGEFSVDLFSPELDGVYELSEGYQVEMMGIYPDFSGFEDGEPQSASPLPNNPAFLFKMITPDKPDGEVAFIGIQQNLEPLGENEYALSFSGLETRDVSGLTVRKDLTLWILALGGAIFMIGVVQGAYWNHRRIWLKAGEDGKLYVAGHTNKNWFGLKKDLTASFEGTDLAIPEDHQELKDSKGMAKEEQERGTTGQH is encoded by the coding sequence ATGAAAGAGTTAGTCTGCAAATGCGGCCACATTAACAAAGAAGGCTCGGAGCTTTGCCAGCAGTGCGGCCGTACGCTGACAGAGCAGGCGGAACAAAGAAAAACAAGTGACGTAATGCGGTATGAAGGGATGGCAAGACGCTCACAGACCTACAAGCGATCCGTTATCGACCGGATATGGAATTTCTTTTCCTCTGTTAAAGTAGGAGTATGGCTCATTGTGATTACGCTGATTGCATCTGCGATCGGAACCATTTTTCCGCAGGAATTATTTATCCCCCGCAATATTGACCCGGCAGCTTATTATGAAGACCGCTACGGATTAGCAGGAAAAATCTATTACGTATTAGGTTTTCATAACCTGTATGGTTCATGGTGGTATATGCTGCTCATTGCAGCGATTGGTACGTCCATCATTATTGCCAGTCTCGATCGGGGAGTGCCGCTTTATAAGGCATTGAAAAATCAGAGAGTGGAAAGACACGGATCCTTTCTGAAGCGTCAACGAATTTACTCGGAATACGCGATTGATAACCCGATGACCAAGCTCGATGAAATCGGTGCAGGACTTGAGAAAAAGAAATATAAAATCCGAAAAGAAGATAATCACCTGCTGGCTGAAAAAGGAAGGTTCTCAAGATGGGGGCCATATGTTAATCACACTGGCCTGATTATTTTCCTGATCGGAGCTATGCTGCGTTTCGTTCCCGGTATGTATGTGGATGAAACGTTATGGATTCGTGAAGGTGAAACGTTAATCGTTCCGGGTACTGATCAGCAGTATTTCCTTGAAAATAAAGGGTTCACGCTTGAAACATATAATGAGGGACAGGATTCTGAGGTGTTTGATGCAACACTTGAACGAGTTGGACCGGTTGCGAAAAATTTCCAAACAGATGCCGTTCTTTATAAACGTGAAGAGGGCGATATTGCAGGTTCAGCTAACAGGGAAATGGATCCTCTGTTTGAACAGCCGATCCAGGTGAACGTACCGTTGAAATTTGACGGATTTGCCCTCTATCAGACTGATTACATTGAAAATGAAATTCACAAAATGTCGTTCACCTTGGAGAATAAAGACACTGGTGAAACTTTTGGTGAGTTTTCAGTTGACTTATTTAGTCCCGAGCTGGATGGAGTTTATGAGTTAAGTGAGGGTTATCAGGTTGAAATGATGGGCATATATCCTGATTTTTCAGGCTTTGAAGATGGTGAACCGCAGTCTGCCTCACCACTCCCAAATAACCCGGCATTTTTATTTAAAATGATCACGCCGGATAAACCGGACGGTGAAGTGGCGTTCATCGGGATTCAGCAAAACCTCGAGCCACTTGGGGAAAACGAATACGCTCTGAGCTTTAGCGGTTTAGAAACGAGAGATGTCTCAGGGCTTACAGTTCGTAAGGATCTTACTTTATGGATCCTCGCGCTTGGCGGAGCCATTTTTATGATCGGAGTTGTCCAGGGTGCTTACTGGAACCATCGCCGGATATGGCTTAAAGCAGGTGAAGATGGAAAACTGTATGTGGCCGGCCATACGAATAAAAACTGGTTTGGTCTGAAAAAAGATTTAACTGCATCCTTTGAAGGAACAGACCTTGCAATTCCTGAGGATCATCAGGAACTGAAGGATTCAAAAGGAATGGCAAAGGAGGAACAGGAACGTGGCACAACTGGCCAGCATTAG
- the scpB gene encoding SMC-Scp complex subunit ScpB, translating into MASHNVYAIVESLLFTSGDEGLTLEQLMDVLTLSEDEVLKIMATIREQYLQEDSRGIQLVEYAGKYQLATKAGFSDYIKQLAEAPSPATLSQASLETLAVIAYRQPVTKVAIEEIRGVKTDRPVQTLLSRGLIKELGRAEGAGRPILYGTTDEFLDSFGLNNLTELPELPESMDEDDADQGGDLFFESLKKGLE; encoded by the coding sequence TTGGCCAGTCATAATGTTTATGCGATTGTGGAAAGTCTGTTGTTTACGTCAGGTGATGAAGGTCTGACGCTTGAGCAGCTGATGGATGTGTTGACACTTTCAGAAGATGAGGTGCTCAAAATCATGGCGACCATCCGTGAGCAGTATTTGCAGGAAGATTCACGAGGAATCCAGCTCGTTGAATACGCAGGTAAGTATCAGCTTGCCACGAAAGCAGGATTTTCAGACTATATTAAACAGCTCGCGGAAGCTCCATCACCAGCCACCCTGTCACAGGCAAGCCTTGAGACTTTGGCCGTTATCGCTTACCGGCAGCCGGTAACAAAAGTTGCCATTGAAGAAATACGCGGCGTTAAAACCGATCGTCCGGTCCAGACTTTATTATCCCGTGGGCTGATCAAAGAATTGGGCCGTGCAGAAGGTGCCGGCAGACCTATTCTCTATGGAACAACCGATGAGTTTCTCGACAGCTTTGGTTTGAATAACCTGACTGAGCTCCCTGAATTGCCTGAATCGATGGATGAGGACGACGCTGATCAGGGTGGAGATCTCTTTTTTGAATCGCTGAAAAAAGGGCTTGAATAA
- the resA gene encoding thiol-disulfide oxidoreductase ResA yields MQNKKKKRLVMRISILAVLLAAVSYTIYSSVVGEERNLVKAGDQAPDFELIDLNGDVHRLSDYEGKGVFLNFWGTWCKPCEKEMPYMENQYQKYAEQGVEVIAVNVGESHYKVSNFANKYNLSFPVVRDEHKDVMDAYSIGPLPTTLLISPEGEVKQVITGEMSEEMIASYMESIKPES; encoded by the coding sequence GTGCAAAACAAAAAGAAGAAGCGGCTGGTCATGCGTATCTCCATACTGGCAGTTTTACTTGCTGCTGTCTCTTACACGATTTACTCCAGTGTTGTCGGAGAAGAGCGTAACCTCGTTAAAGCGGGTGATCAGGCACCGGACTTTGAGCTGATTGACCTGAATGGGGACGTTCACCGTTTATCCGATTATGAAGGAAAAGGTGTTTTCCTTAATTTCTGGGGAACATGGTGTAAACCGTGTGAAAAAGAAATGCCATATATGGAGAATCAGTATCAAAAGTATGCCGAGCAGGGTGTTGAAGTGATTGCTGTAAACGTTGGAGAATCACACTACAAGGTGTCTAATTTCGCCAATAAATACAATCTGAGCTTTCCGGTTGTCCGGGATGAGCATAAGGACGTAATGGATGCTTATTCAATCGGTCCTTTACCGACAACGCTTTTGATTTCTCCAGAAGGAGAAGTCAAACAGGTGATCACCGGTGAAATGTCAGAAGAAATGATCGCTTCCTATATGGAAAGCATTAAGCCTGAAAGTTAG